A segment of the Eleutherodactylus coqui strain aEleCoq1 chromosome 6, aEleCoq1.hap1, whole genome shotgun sequence genome:
CTACTGGCCCATTTCTTTTAAATGTGGACATTAAACTTTTGCCAGAATCATCGCTACCGATTATACCCCTTTGTGCTAGGACTGGTTCACGGAGACTGGTTGGGGTTTGTCCTGGGCCGCGAGGCATGGGACAACACTATACAGACCCTCTCCCTGATTGGAAGAGCTCAGCAGGAAGGAATACCCCTGTGCCTCCTCTCGGTTGAGGCCGAAAAGGTATACAACCGGGTGGAATGGGGCTTCTTGACTGCAAAGCCATGATCCAGCTGCAAAGCCTAGGTCTGGGACCTAGGCTTTGCAGCTGGATCATGGCTTTATATAATGGCCCCACTGCACGGATACGAGTTAAAAAAGACTCTCATCACTGGTCGACATCTGCAAtggcacgaggcagggctgccccctgtcgcCAACCCTCTATGTCCTAGTTATGGAGTCCCTTGCAAACGCCATTAGACAGAACCCAGACATAAAGGGCTTCCCAACCCCACAATCCGAAAACAAGCTGGCATCATTTGCGGATGACCTGCTCGCTTACCTGACCAATCCCAAAACTAATCTCCCTGCCATATTACAAGAATTCAAAAGCTACAGCCAGTTCAGCAATTAAAATAAACATCCACAAATCCGAAATCTTAAATATAACTCTTCCCTCCTCAGAGGTCGCCCCTTTTAAAATCCtggttcccattgaaatggaaAGATGATCATATTAAATATCTAGGTGTCCATATATGCTCCAAGCTAAATGATCTATTTGATATTAACCACAGGCCCCTCTGCTCCTCACTTGAGAGGGACCTGGAGAGATGGCGATCTGTGACCCTGTCGTCGTTTGGCAGTGTCAACGCAATAAAAATGAACGTCCTCCCCAAGTTCATCTATTTGTTCCAGACCTCGCCGATTCAGGTCCCAAAGAGTTTTTTCACATGGCTTAGACGGGCATTGGTGAAATTTGTGTGGggtggaaataaacccaggctaAGCTATAAAATTTTAATGCAAAGGAAGATTGTAGGGGAGTCGGGCTGCCAGATCTTGCATGGTATCATAGAGCTGCAATAAGCAAGTTTATACTGAACCTAATGCTCAGGAGTTCCTCAAAGCGATGGGTTGAACTGGAGCAAGATTTGGCCCCATTTAATGCACAGGGTCTGTTCTGGCTAAAGGGGGGCCTGGGACGCCGGGAGATTAGGGTCTCTCCATTCTTAGGGTCTTTCTTGAAGCAGTAGGGTAGATTTGCGGCAAGAACAggcacccggcccctggacaccACCAGTGGGTAAGACAGACTTTCCATTGTGGTAGAGAAGCCTGCCCCTCCTACGCAGGATGGGGATCCTCATCCCTAGAATTCGTGATGTAGTGATGATGGAAGGAATTGGAAGCATTGTTGGGAGAGGGGAGACTGTTGGCCGGTGCATGGTTCAAATATCTACAGTTAAGCCACTTTATCCGAACACAGGGCCAGGTCTCGGAGGTGCTGCTCCAGTCCACCGCTTTTGAAGAGATGTGTGCTGCATCCCCTGAATGGAAAGGGGAGGTCTCCGCAGTCTAGAGCATGTTGGTGGCTAGGGGATCGCGATACAGAGGGGAGAGCTTCAGTTAGAGTTGAGAGAAAGAACTGAGTGGCCTCTGGAAGACCACGACTGGGCCAAAGCTCTAACAATAAGATGTCCATCTCTGGCAGGCACCACAAATTGAATTATAAAATATTATCTAAGTGGTATTGCCCCCCAGTGCACCTGGCTAGGATGTACCCTAATGCTGGTAGCAATTGTGGAGATGCCTGAACAGCCCGAGGTCGATgatgcacatctggtggtcctacGCTCCGGTGTCCCCCTTATGGAGTGAGATAAACGCACTATACAATGCTCTCACTGCAGGAGAGGTCTCTTTTTTTCCAGGAGATCGCTCTCCTCTCCAtcatcccaggtcctacagacttGATTAAAAACGGCATcctcagattttttttctcctagcCGCAAGACAGGTGATACCTTAACTATGGAACACAACGGTGCCCCCTACACATTTAATGTGGGTAAAAGCTATGGATGACATCATGTGTATTGAAGAATTATGGGCTAGAGATGACACTAAATTTTCCATTAACTACGCCACATGGGCGACTTGGATAAACTTCCCATCCTCTACTAAATTCAACTCATGGTTAACCAGCCGCTGGTTATAACCCTAACCACAACTGTTATGGTGATGCTGCATCTGGGTGGCTGCCACAGGGCTAGTATGCCTTCTTCTAACCTTTTTCCCCTCCCTTTCCGTTAGCTTGCCCCTCATTTTCCTCTTCCATCCGTCTCCTTCTCTACCCCCTTAACTTCTTTTCCCACTCAATATTCTTTTCCATCTCCTTTCCtagcctctctttctctcttcttttcCTACTGGTGAGCTTGATGTTGGGATCCAACGCTGCTGGGTTTGATCAATACTGCAGAAGATGTGTGGACTTTGCTCCATCCCCTCTGTACTCAAATGcacacataccgtatataccgccgtataaggcgacggggcgtataagacgaccccccaactttcaccttatacgccggtattacagtggagaaaaaaaaaatcattactcacctcccacggcgttctgtcgcactccggcaggatgtcgctcgctcctcgtccccggcgcagcattgctttctgaatgcggggcttgaaatccccgcctccagaaagctaatacacacgccgtcagccagttacatccattcaatgacatcattgaatggctgtgattagctaaaacacacgtggcttcagccaatcacactattcaatgacatcattgaatgggtgtgattgctaacacacgtgcgccttcagccaatcacagccattcaatgatgtcattgaatagtgtgattggctgaagccacgtgtgttttagccaatcacagccattcaatgctgtcattgaatggctgtaactggctgacggcgtgtgtattagctttctggaagtggggatttcaagcgccgcattcagaaagcaatgctgcgccggggacgaggagcgagcgacatcctgccagagcgcgacagaacgccgggggaggtgagtaatgatttttttttttttacacttttttttttgtattaccggcgcataagacgacccccgacttcagagcagatttttctgggttcaaaagtcgtcttatacgccggtatatacggtaagaccTCCCTCCttgttttaaatctccttgccACCAGGTGCCTACACATGACCCGGGAATATCCAGGGGGTAGGTTAATAATCATTAAGCAATGAGAAAAAGAGGATTGTCAGGCACTTGTTGGGTGCCCTATTATGTACATATGTTTTTCAATCGACTGATGTTTTTCTTTACTTGCTTTGAATATATGTTTATTTTTGCTGATATATTCAATAAAACATATattgattagagataagcgagcacactcgtccgagcttgatgctcattcgagtattagggtacttgaaatgcacgttactcgagacgaacaccacgcggtactcgattcaattccatttccttccctgcatgtttagcaccattttctagccaataaacatgtggggaaggcattaccacttcctgctgtgatgtgccagccctctcaccccccacagtggtgagtggctgggctgatcacgtgaccgccaagtacttaaactggtacCGCCTGCGGCTCACCTCAcacacatgctggcagtggttagggaaagtgctgaggcctatacagggaaagtgttagagtaggatcctatcttcaagaacaccaacagtccttcttagggctactactcatctgtgcattacagttgtggctggctgggagcagtagtgcaccaatttagttttttttaaaacatctatccctctgcagagcattacagctatagcattctcagtctgcagtgcattaggcagagatgTCACTGCAAAACAGTACTCCAATATTTCCTtggacactgcaaaccatttcagttataccgtcctatgtgtgcagtgccttaggcagaaggctgactctcatcgctaaatagtacgcaaatttTTCCTGGCCCACTCCTGATCATTAaagctataccgtcctatgtgtgcagtgccttaggcagagggctgacTCTCAtagctaaatagtacgcaaatatttcctggcccaccgCAGATCATTGCAGCAATactgtcctatgtgtgcagtgccttataCAGAGGGCTGACTCTCATCGCTAAAAagaactctaatatttcctgggacactgcagatcattgcagctataccgttatatatgtgcagtgccttaggcagagagctgactctcatcactaaacagtactctaatatttactgggacactgcagatcattgcagctataccattatatgtgtgcagtgccttaggcagtaGGCTTACTCTCATCGCTAAGTAGTACGTAAATATTTCCtgtcccactgcagaacagcatttcataGATACCCTAgcatgtgttgggtgaagtagccacagttatcagcactatccactggctgtatagctttttgcccctgggcagagcatcacacaataccctttccttgggtgcggtgaagttgcccctgttattagtactgtccactggctgcatagctttctgCCCttgtgcagagcgtcgcacaataccctttctttgGGTGCGgggaagttgcccctgttattaggactgtccactggctgtatagttttctgcccctgtgcagagcatctgacAATACGCTTTCCgcaattaccagcactatccacttgctttccattttttcccactccatacagcctctcaattatatacaagtctctgtgggcggtaaattacccctcggTATCAGCGGAAGACAGCGGTTaaattttttccggtcacagcatagagccaccggtatctacaagtctctgtgtgcggtaaattagccacagttctcagcgctatacagtggggtaatttattttggccctggTCTATCCCTAATCCGACataatgagggtgtgggcacaggccgagctcctgggcgTGGTGCATCACagtcggctgctgagggattaggagagcgccaagtccctatgctccccagcttcctatcacaatttgcgggtccgcgtggtagacctttattacaagaagagcagtgcaagcaggtcctatcgtggatggcagaaaacgcctcaggcaatgtatcgaccacccagtcttctacgcagtccactactcccggactaGGGACTACACCTCAGAATCCTCTAGCTGCTCCTCCTTTcccccagccttctcactccaggaaaatgacagattctgagcaggcagactcccaggaactgttctcaggtccctgcccagagtgggaaaaaactgttcctctctcacctgaggagtttgtcatgaccgatgcccaacctttggaaggttcctggagtccgggtggtgaggctggggacttccggcaactgtctcaagagctttttttggatgaggatgatgagacacagttgtctgtcagtgaggtagtagtaagggcagtaagtccaagggaggatcgcacagaggattcggacgaagagctgctggatgatgagatcattgaccccacctggcttgctaagcttactgaagacagggcttcagagagaggcaagtgcagcagcaggacaggttgggagaggcagtagggtggccaggaggagaggcagggccagagcaaagaatcccccaacttttTGCCCCAGCAGCCCCTCATGGCAAGCCTCTGTTCAgggggctagatgttcaaaggtgtggatgtttttcagtaagagcgcggacgactgacaaacagtggtatgcaacctgtgccgcaccaagatcagccggggagccaccactaccagcctcaccaccaccatgatgtgaaggcatatgatggccaagcaccccacaaggtgggacgaaggccattcaccgtctCGGGAtcacatcactgcctcttcccctgtgccacaacctgtgccacagatccaatccccctcccagaacACATGCACAAGtttctcccggcctgcacccacaccctcacctccactgtcctctacGGCCTCTAACAATGTCTCCCagagcagcgttcagctgtcgctaacacaagcgttagggcaaaagcgcaaatatgcagccacccacctgtatgcacaagctttaaatgtgcacattgacaaattaatcagcctggagatgctgccgtacaggcttgtggaaatggagactttcaaaaacatgatggcggcggcggtcccttgctactcggtccccagtcgtcactatttttccccgtgtgccgtcccagccctacaccagcacgtcttctgcaacattacccgtgccctcaacaatgcagttactgggaaggctCACTTAacgacagacacatggacaagtactggcggacagggccactatatctccctgacagcacattgggtgaacttggtgaagcctgggactgctcacatgctacccacacctaGAAAAGCGGTTCCTACCTCGGTGTgggtatctgcggcgtattatgccacctccttcaaaaccccccttctcctcctccgccacctctcaattacgaagtgtgtgagcacgtcgccagcagtcgctagcacgctgcgcggcagcacagcggtgggcaagcatcagcaagctgaaactaatcagcttaggtgagaggaggcacatggccccagAGCTGTTaaagggtctgactgagcagaccgacctctggctttcgccactgagcctccagtTGGGCattgtcatgtgtgacaacagccataacctgatggcagctctgcagcttggcagcctcacacacagtCTTCAATCTGGGGGTTCatgggtttctgaaaaactacccccacttgtctgacctggtCGGctaggtgcgccgcgtctgtgcacatttccgcaactccaccaCGAatgctgccagagcaccgactgctgagcgacatgcccacatgctggaattctacgctgcacatgttggccaggctgtatgagcagcgtagagcaattgtggaataccagctgcaacatggggggcggagtggtagtcatcctccgcagttctttacagaggagttggCATGGCTGGACAACATCTGCCagttcctcggaaactttgaggagtctacccaaatggtgagcagcgatgcggccatcattagcgttaccatcccactgctttgcctgctgagaacttTGCTGCTAAGCAAAAAGGCCGACGCTTAGTAGAGGagacaggggaagacagtatgtcgcttgatagccagaccaccctcacgtctatttctCAGCGGGTTTTGGAGGAGTAGGAGGTGGagggcgaggaggaggaggagggggaagagactgctcgccacactgcagagggtacccatgctgcttgcctgtcatatgttcagcgtgtatggagtgaaagagagaaggagaagcatcctcctagtgaggacagcgatgtgttgcgtaatAGGACTCTGGCACacttggctgacttcatgttaggctgcctttcccgtgacccatgCGTTAGAAGCATTCTtgtcaacatggattactgggtgtacacccttctcgacccacggtgtaaggagaacctttccacttttattcccgaagaggaaaggggtacgagagtgatgcaataccacagggctctggtggaaaaagtgatactaaagttcccatctgacagcgctggcGGTacaagacgcagttcagagggccaactagtagGGCAAgcatggggatcaggcagcatgtccagcggatcctaaagattcttttcgctgcaacaggagaaaaatgcatcctctatcagcCCAAAAAAAGGGGAGacttagctttgtgtatccctctcggatattactcttcctcctcctcctaaaacagcatgtcattgcGCTAAACTGtcaatttctatgcggcccaaaagtctgtgtttaaaagttttaaaaattaaacttaaaccaattttggcggtgggctgcctccaggctctgttacaaattaagcaataatGAGCtggatctttaaaaaatgtttatgggtttcacctgccctcgacgttcagcaatttTTAACGGTTACACTTGTACTCTTCTTAcagcaatttttcaggccattgccaatacggCTAGCAAACGAATTTTTCCGGacctcacctatactcttggtaaacaaatttttttcaggtgttcacctatactcttggtacaccaatgtttcaggggttcgcctatactcttgctacaaaaatgttacagaggtccgcctatacacttgctacagaaatgtttctggggtcctcctatacacttgctactaaaaggttggaggggtccgcctatagtcttgctacagaaatgttactggggtccgcccatacacttgctactgaaaggtttaaggcgttcacctatactcttgctacataaatgttacaggggtctgcctatacacttgctacagaagtgttactggggtctgcctatactcttgctacaaaaatgttactggggtccgcctatactcttgctactgaaatgttacaaggctccgcctatacacttgctactgaaaggtttgaggagttcacctatactcttgctacagaaatgttactggggtccgcctatacacttgctactaaaaggtttgaggggttcccccatactcttgcaacagaaaagtttcagaggtctgactatactgtgggtgcacaaaggtttcccatagtggtgttcagcTGCTTGACACATACACAAAATGAAATGTGTGGGGacgcatggatttcccattgctatgtaactcacggcaccttgggtcacacaaggtggaggttgggacaaagcctgaccctgggcctgctcacgtgcttcccacacagagtattgctgctttgtggagatgtgtagaagtgctggcacctgggtcccctttatgcccatgtttgcggctcctgacaattttgtgatggaggtggcacaggattggaatgatgatcgtacatcaatttatcatcaattctcaacagcattgtgggctatcgccaacactttcaaagagggttgctgcctggtcttgccaaccctctgcagtgtgtgcctccggttcctcctcatcgcagacgcacttataaatcgacatgagggtggtgtggctatgaagcgagcatgttgCATGAGGCCAGCTAAACGCTTAGCagggaaaattttctgtgcgctgtggatgcagggtcgtgcagggggttggacagcaatgccagcatgtaacctaggagcagaggcagcggtgtcacccgcagccattgattgtccttggttgcaggtagtgtggtgcttagttaagatgtgccagtgtgccttgctaatgagggtctgtcccaagtaaattgttaggggggtgaccgccaggctttttcccccattttggcttaatagtgggacctgggagcctcagatgcagccatgcatgctgcccctaccattccctatccgtttctgtggtgtttccatgacattttgatgttttccagtgcttcacaagtcatcccctatgctgagcatcggtcccatacaaaaatgctcaagtctgctattgacttcaatggggttcgttactcaaaacgaactctcgagcattacgaaaagttcgactcgagcaatgagcagccgagcattttggtgctcgctcatctctaatattgatcAATAAATGCGTAAAACCCATTATAAAAAAATATGACCCATATTTATCGAAGAACAATTATTGTCAAATAATACTATTATAGTATACACCTAGCAGATATAAGATTTCCTTTCAACATTTTAGTGCCATATTATAGTATATTTTAACATGCCTTCCCAAAATGGACATCATAGTTGGATACTTAAATCGACACCTTTTCTAACATCCAAAAGCAAATGTTGAAACATTGCAAATTACTTTTTGTCTCTTGTAGTAAATTTTACTAAGCCTTGCACAAAATGCACATCATTGTTGGATACTAGACAACTTTTTATAACATCAGAAAGCAGATGGTAAAACATAGTAAATTAATTTTTGATTTCTTGTTGATTCTTTCGTCACTCAGACAGTCGTTTGATATGATACAGTATGATGTCAATACACTGACCCATTTCATTATTTTACATTAACAGCTTGCTAATATTAAATTCAGCAGAGAATAGATATTGATTTGTTCCATGGTTGCTTTGCTCTACTGCATAATTAAAGTGGGAAATTCAAAAAGCTACTTCTGGGAATTAATAATGAATTGTAAAATATATAAAAGGACCTTAATCTCATTCATTTTAACAAGGATTTAGAGCTATTATCCCATTCACAGAGATTGTTCATCTTATTGTAAATTGGTTTGCAGTAAGTAAAATTTCTACATCTTATTAAAAGCAATGATTGGACAAAGGATCAGTATTTCTTCTTCATTGGTTTCAACTCAATAGTAAAAAATATGTAGTTGAAATTAAAATGAGAAATTTACAACCCTTTTTAAATAGATAAATGTGATttttgaccaattttttttttatgtttttctatttgttttgtgttgtttttacTTGTACTGAAAACTACTTGTAATCAAAcagtaaatttttattttatactcTTTATATACTCAAAAGTCAAAGCTTTGCATACTGTTCTCCTTATGGTTCTGTTTCTGGACTGTTTACACTTGAAGCTGAGTACATTAATTTTTGGCACCTACAGAGGCATTAAACTATATAGGTTACCAGAAAACAGGATGCTACGTAGTGCTTGACTCAGTAATACTGCAGTCGGCTTCTGAAGGCACCATCCAGCAACTTAGAGAGCCATAGAGAAAGTTAATCTCTTACTTCTAATCACAGTATTGAATGTCTTAATGATAATATAATTGCATTCAAGGCTGTTGTAGAATGGTGGTCTTTCTGTAGAAGCATATGTTCCTTATATTGGGCAAGCTTTATAGGTTTTTACATAACCATCTCCTATTTTGTAACTTGATAGTAAACATCTTTAGTAATTTTTCTGTCTATATGCAGTACATACCATGAACCATCAGAAGGCTATTGAGCAATCAAACCAGACTACATCTGATAGGTTTATCTTACTTGGGTTGTCTACTGTCCCTCACCTACAAGTTACCTTCTTCATCATATTTTTGATAATGTATGTAATGACTATATCTGGAAATCTTCTGCTGATCATCATTGTGAGAATCAATCCAACTCTTCATAGCCCCATGTACTTTTTTCTGACAAACCTCTCAACtattgacatctgtttctcctcaTCCATTGTTCCTGTGATCTTAATGAACACATTGGCCAAAGACAGAAGTATTTCCTTATTGGGTTGTGCAACACAGATGTACTTCTCCTTAGCTTTTGGTGCTACAGAATGTATATTACTTGCCATCATGGCCTATGATAGATTTGCCGCTATTTGTAGACCATTGCATTATAATACCATAATGAACAAGAAATTGTGTTGTTACTTATCGGTGGGATCATGGATTGTTGGGTTCATTAACTCTCTCATGCTGGTGACCCTCACATTCCAACTTTCATTTTGCAGGTCTCACAACGTCAACCACTACTTTTGTGAGGTACCTCCTTTCATACGAATGGCTTGTggaaatacctttcttaatgagTTAGCTATTTATATCACTGCAGGAATTATTgctatgtgttctttcttcttgaCTCTGATCTCTTATATCCATGTTATTTCTAGTATTCTGAAGATTCGTTCCTCTAAGGGGAGGCAGAAATCCTTCTCCACATGTTCTTCTCACCTCACAGTTGTCACCCTGTACTACGGTACCATTATGTTTATGTATCTACGACCTCACTCAAATAAACATGTACATTACTCTAGTAAAACAGACACAGTAGTGTCTATTCTCTATACAACAGTGACTCCACTGTTGAATCCTTTTATATATAGTATGAGAAACAAGGATGTGAAAAACACTATTTTCAAATTTTCAAATAGGCAACAATGTCATTAAAATTATTTCCTTAAAGAGTTTCTGGGAAGAGGATGTTACCTCAACCAACTGCAATGGCGAGTCTGAATGACCAATGGCTGTGTCAGGTAGCTGAGTAACCAGATACCTCCTCCTTTACAGCCCCAGTTTTAGTTGCTATTCACTACCTGGGATGAGTTGTTGACTGGTGGCTTCTGATGACTTCAAGCTTGTTATCTTAGTTAAAGAAGAAGGTAACATGGATTCCTCGTCTGCACACCAGACTGAGGTAATTTCCTTGCCTGAGTATTTGTTCTGTGATATTGATTCTGTTCTTGACACATGATCCTTCACCATACCTTGATCTCACCCTTGTTGCTAAAAAATCTCAATTCATTTTGTATTTATCTTCCATCTTGTATGCTTGAGCATTTTTGTCATTTTCCTTTGATAAGAATTTTGCAGACACACACTAACAGTTCTAAAGGCCTTGCTTCTTCAGAGCATCCCGTGCTGAAGAGATAAAGACACCAGACTGATGGTTTGGGGTCAGCACAACCCGTTCGTTCCCCAAGAAAAAGCTGCACCTTGTTGTTTATACATTTTCTACATTTTTGGCTTAAGACAAATCATTTCTGACAACTAAGACATCACTATTCTTGTTTTGGTTTcttaaccaatgataataaattaattataatacgtTATActtattacaagtgaggcgtgttctatGCCTCATTGCAAATGTATTTTGTATATTTACTTCTGCTTGTTACTGAAAGGAATAGATGACTTTCATTAACATTCAATGCATGTGTGATCCATAAACCGCTTCCAGCTCGAATATAAacatttggcgcccaacgtgggacACAACCAGATGTCAATCCAGATCCCAATgaagaatgcagtgattt
Coding sequences within it:
- the LOC136571941 gene encoding olfactory receptor 5AR1-like, which produces MGRRRASICSAAPSETELAGQIAFRIQVPGEQAQFVFKATIVLGGDLNLSMDPHLDSSSGASLVAVHRLRRQLTLLKLNLAPKSLIVHTMNHQKAIEQSNQTTSDRFILLGLSTVPHLQVTFFIIFLIMYVMTISGNLLLIIIVRINPTLHSPMYFFLTNLSTIDICFSSSIVPVILMNTLAKDRSISLLGCATQMYFSLAFGATECILLAIMAYDRFAAICRPLHYNTIMNKKLCCYLSVGSWIVGFINSLMLVTLTFQLSFCRSHNVNHYFCEVPPFIRMACGNTFLNELAIYITAGIIAMCSFFLTLISYIHVISSILKIRSSKGRQKSFSTCSSHLTVVTLYYGTIMFMYLRPHSNKHVHYSSKTDTVVSILYTTVTPLLNPFIYSMRNKDVKNTIKLCFRQRILLL